One Gossypium hirsutum isolate 1008001.06 chromosome A11, Gossypium_hirsutum_v2.1, whole genome shotgun sequence genomic window carries:
- the LOC121210036 gene encoding uncharacterized protein yields MKILSWNCRGVGNPATVRELEQLPVPNVPDIIFLYETKIHSNGFQRIRSLCRMEGCLAVDSEGKSGGLALLWRDGINVSIQNYSKFHIDSLLRLEDDEVLRFTGFYGQSDTSSRQQAWNMLRRVYSRVNEGWTIGGDFNAILNDSEKEGGRRKPKMLIEEFSNTLEELMLLDVKPCNGWFTWTNNREGDRLVKERLDRFVASENMLEKLPFLASYIGCQSKSDHEAIMLDKDGSKPKKERSGHRVWFQYDTCWADEQELKDILTSIWSKEECTFLEKMDLTRDKLGS; encoded by the coding sequence ATGAAAATTCTAAGCTGGAACTGTCGTGGGGTGGGGAACCCTGCGACAGTTCGTGAGCTTGAGCAACTCCCGGTTCCTAATGTTCCCGATATCATTTTTCTTTATGAGACTAAGATTCATTCCAATGGCTTCCAACGTATTCGCTCTTTATGCAGGATGGAGGGCTGCCTTGCGGTGGACTCAGAAGGAAAGAGTGGCGGGCTGGCATTGCTTTGGAGGGACGGAATAAACGTTTCGATTCAAAACTACTCTAAATTCCATATCGACTCGCTGCTTAGGCTAGAAGACGACGAGGTGCTGAGATTCACCGGCTTTTACGGCCAGTCTGACACTAGTTCAAGACAACAGGCTTGGAATATGTTGAGGAGAGTGTACAGTAGGGTTAATGAAGGCTGGACCATTGGGGGTGATTTTAACGCCATATTGAATGACTCTGAGAAGGAAGGTGGCCGTCGTAAACCTAAGATGTTGATTGAAGAATTCAGTAATACCTTGGAGGAGTTAATGCTGCTTGATGTCAAACCGTGCAACGGATGGTTTACTTGGACTAATAATAGGGAAGGTGATAGGCTCGTCAAAGAAAGGCTTGATAGATTCGTTGCTTCGGAGAACATGTTAGAGAAGCTTCCATTTCTTGCTTCCTATATCGGTTGCCAGTCTAAGTCTGATCACGAGGCTATCATGTTGGATAAGGACGGTAGCAAGCCCAAAAAGGAGAGGTCGGGCCACAGGGTTTGGTTCCAATATGATACGTGCTGGGCCGATGAGCAAGAGCTTAAAGATATACTTACGAGCATTTGGTCGAAGGAGGAGTGCACCTTTTTGGAGAAAATGGACCTGACTCGGGATAAGCTGGGTTCTTAG